The DNA region AGCACCTGGCAAAACGGACCTTCTTTGTGAGTGAGCGCTACACAATTGCGGATATCGCACTATACGCCTACACCCATGTCGCCCACGAGGGGGGCTTTGAGTTGGATCGTTTTAAGGCGATTCGGATATGGCTTGATCGCATCCGGG from Gemmatimonadota bacterium includes:
- a CDS encoding glutathione binding-like protein, which gives rise to HLAKRTFFVSERYTIADIALYAYTHVAHEGGFELDRFKAIRIWLDRIRVQPGHISILQT